AGTGGAAGGCCCTCGTGGGCGCGTACGTCGGAGGGCCTCTGATCGTCGCGGCGTTACTCTACGCGTATAACGGGTGGGCCCTAGGTGGGGTCTTCTGGACCATCTACTTTTTGGTCAGTCTGGCGCTGACTGCATGCTTGCTCCTTGGATACCTCGGCGGCCAATTCCTGGTTCGGATCACGTCGATTCCCCAGGCGGTCAAGGGCAGGATCAATGCGCGGCCTATCTTCTATTCCCTTACCGTCGTTCGCGGCGTGACCCTGGTTGCGGCACTCAGTGCGGTTGCGGCCCTGGTCGGATTCGCCGCGGAGCTCGATGAGCGTCAGAGCCTGCAGGCGGCGTGGGAAGCGCACCGCGGACCGCAGGAGTTCGCGCTGAACACCAATACTGCCTTCGATGACTGGACAAATGCCGAGACCGCCGCGCCGTTTCGGGCCGCCGACGAGGCGGGAGCGCTCTTGCTGGTAGATCCCTATTGGATCACGTGGCCCGTGCAATTAGAAGCACAGGTCCTGTTGGTCAATCAGGAGTACGCGCGGCAATCTGGCGTGCCCACCATGGACCGTACTAGTGTCACGGTGTGCTCCCCGGTGGAGTTATCGGAGGATTCGAAGCTCGTCATCGAGGACTCTTTGAATTTCGAGGCGTCCAATACCGACCAACCCACGCCCCCCATCGAGTGGCGCGCTGGCTGCAATCTTGGCACCGTGTTCACCTACGACGTTGAATTCCGCCCGCTTGTCGATGACCCGATTCTCGTCATCCTTCCACCGGGCCTCGCTCCGCTGGGGGATCACAACGTGATGTCCAAGGTCTCGCAGCAGGTCCTGATTTCTGCTTCCCCTAATGTGCCGTCGCAGCTAACAAGGGGCAGCACGGGGAGCACGCTTTCTTTCGTTAGGCCCCGGGAGGATTCCTGGCAGCATAACATTCGCGCCGCTGAACAAAATGTAATTCTGTGGGGGCTTAATACCCTCGCAGCAGTCCTCCTCGTGACGGTCTTGGTCGGGGCCGCGATTATCACGTTCCGCGTGACGTACCGGCGCAAAATCCACATCGCATATATTTGCGGTCGGAGCCCCTGGTGGGTGGCAAGGCCGGTCGTCGCAATCGAGATCATCTTTTTCGCTGTAACGATTGGTTGGCTGCTGTACAAGGTCCGCGAGCATCAGATTCAAGCGGATCTGCAGCTGCCCTCGACATGGAACATCGGGTTCGAAAAACAATGGTCAGCTTGGACAATCGCGGCAGTTGTCCTCTTCGGCGCAGCATGGTTTGCGGCCTCTGTGGCGCTGACGCTTCGGGCCGCTTCACAGTGGGACGCACGACAAGGAACGGAACCGCAATGACAATTCACGTAAAAGAAGTCTCGTGTGCTTTCGGGAGCCGGACGATCATGGACGGTTTTACTACCACCATTGAGGCGGGTCGGCTCACGGCGCTCACAGGGTCCTCCGGTAAGGGCAAGACGACTCTGCTCAACATGCTGGGCGGTCTAACGACGCCGGATTCGGGGAGCATTGAGTTTGAAGCGCAGGATATCGCGGCAATGAGCTCGCGGGCGCGCCGCAAGTTCCGCCGGGCAAATATCGGGTATCTATTCCAAGACTACGGTTTGGTGTCCGATCTGTCGGTGCTGGAAAATGTCAAGATTGCCGTCCCCCGTGTGTCCCGCGCGGCCCTGGCGGAGACGCTGGCAGAGGTCGGGCTTGGTGGGGCAGAGAAGCGAACGGTGAGCGAACTGTCTGGCGGCGAGCAGCAGCGCATTGCGTTGACACGGTTGATCCTGACCGAACCGAAGATCGTGCTGGCGGATGAGCCGACGGGGTCTCTCGACCAGGCTAATTCTGAGCTCGTCCTCAAACACCTGCGCCGGTTCGTCCAGCGGGGAGCTGTGGTCGTCGTGGCCACCCATTCCCCCTTTATTGCCGATAACGCAGACGAGGTAGTGAAGCTATAGTGTGGCGAAAGAATCTCGCCGGTAAGTCCTGCCTCTTCGTCGGCGCGGATGACGGTGTGGTGGAAGCATTGAGCAACTGCTTCGGCTGGGTCGAGGCGGGGCGCGTCGATAGCCCCAGCGACATCAGCGCAGTGGTGCGAAGCAGTGACCCCGCCAGTATTGCACCGGCCCAAGTTATCGCTGTGTGCGTGCTCGGCACAACGCGCAGAGCGGCTCGCACCGCCCGGACACCGGGGGAGGCTAAGCCGGCTGTGCGTGACGGTGCGCTCGCGGCAGACATTTTTCAGGTAGGGCCGCTGCCAGGCAATTGCGGCGCACCCACAGTGCTGTACTTTGTGCAGGACACCGTGCACACTCCGCACATGCTCGCCAGGGCAATTGAGGCGGGCGCGGATGCCTATGTCACCTGCGTGCGCCTCGCTGACAACGGTGAAGCAGGTCTCGACATGAAGCTTGTGTACTGCGCGCGCGGAGTTGCGCTCGACCACCGGCTCGCGGTGTCCGCGGTGCTCGCGGCGCAGAACCTCACTCCTTTTCAGGTGCGCGTGATGCATTGCTTGCGGGACGGCGTTGTGACGGACAGGGAGATCGCGTTAAGGCTCGAGGCGTCCGAGCCGATGGTGGGCAAGACGATCGGGCAGCTGTTCGGCATTTTTGACTGCAACAGGCGCAGCATGCTGGCCGAGCAGTCCGTCCATATGTGACGGCGCTTAACGGCCAGTCCCCAACTGCCGCGGGGAGTGTCGGGGCTGGTGTCTAGACTGGGGAGCCGTGACTAAGCGCCTCCTACTCATAGACGGACATTCCATGGCCTTCCGGGCCTTTTACGCGCTGCCGGCGGAGAACTTCTCCACCTCCGGCGGGCAGCACACGAATGCGGTCTACGGCTTTCTTTCGATGTTCGCCAACATCCTCGCGGAGGAAGAACCGACCCACGCCGCAGTCGCCTTCGACGTGGGCCGCACAACGTTTCGCACCGAGAAGTTCCCGGACTACAAGGCGCAGCGAGAGGCGGCCCCGCCGGAGTTTAAGGGCCAGGTCCCGCTGATCGACGACGTCCTCAACGACCTCGGCGTGGTCACCTTGTCGAAGGAGAACTTCGAGGCCGATGACATCGTGGCCACGCTCGTCGCCGAGGCCCGCGCGGAGGGTGGATACGAGATCGTCATCGTCACCGGCGACCGAGACTATTTGCAGCTTGTCGACGCCACCACGACCGTCCTCTACCCAACCCGTGGGGTCTCCGTGCTCACGCGCTTCACCCCGGAGGAGGTGGAAAAGAAGTACGGCCTGACCCCCGAGCAGTACCCCGATTTCGCGGCGTTGCGCGGCGATCCCTCGGATAACCTGCCCAGCGTGCCGAAGGTGGGGGAGAAGACCGCGACCAAGTGGATCCTCCAGTACGGCAGCCTCGACGGGTTGATTGAGCACGCCGAGGAGATCAAGGGGGTGGCGGGCAACAACTTCCGCGAGCGCATTGACCAAGTCAAGCTGAACCGGGAGCTCACCCGCATGGTCACCGACGTCGAGTTGCCCGTCACCCCGGCGGACTTGGAGCTAAAGCCCGCGGATGTCTCGCGCGTCGCTCAGGCGTTCGACGACCTCGAGTTCGGCGCCAACCTCCGCGAGCGCGTCCTCGCGGCAGTGCCTACCGAGGGCGAGGCGCCGCAACCCGCTGTCGAACTGAGTGCCGTCGAGGTCTCCGACGAACCGCTCGACGAGTGGCTCGCTGCGCGGAAAGGCGAGGGGCTGGCTCTCTACCTGGCGGGCGACGGCGCCCCGTACGGCGGGGACGTGCAGGCGCTGGCGCTCGTCGATAAGCAAAGGCGTGGCGTCGAAAAGGAAGCTGCCGAGCTGAGTCCGGAGGAGGAGAAGGCCTTCGCAGAGTGGGCCGAGTCGGACGCGCCGAAGTACGTGCACGAGGCGAAGCGCGCGTACCACATGCTCTCCGCCCGGGGGATCGGCCTGCGCGGTATCGCGCACGACACGGCGATCGCGGCCTACCTGCTGCGGCCGGGGCAGCGCACCTACGACCTGGGGGACGTGTATCAGCGCCACCTTCAGCGCCAACTTAGCGAGTCCTCGCCGGCGGCTCGAGCCGGAGCCGTGCTGGAGCTGGCGGGTGAACTGACCGAGCGCCTGCGCGATATTCAGGCCTACGAACTTTATTCTGACTTGGAGATCCCGCTGGTGAGCATCCTCGCCGAGATGGAGCACGCGGGCATCGCCGTCGATGTGGCGGTGCTGGAGGGCGAGCTGGAGCAGTTCACGCAGAAGGTGGCGGACGTCGAGGAGCACGCGCGCGGACTCGTCGACGAGCCGGAGCTCAACCTCTCCAGCCCGAAGCAGTTGTCCGTGGTGCTCTTTGACAAGCTTGAGCTGCCGAAGACGAAGAAGACCAAGACCGGTTACTCCACCGCCGCGAAGGAAATCGAGGCGCTGGCGGCGAAGAACCCGCACCCCTTCCTCGACGACCTGCTGGCGCACCGCGAGTACCAGAAGATGAAGTCGACGATCGAGGGGCTCATCAAGACGGTGCGCGACGATGGGCGTATCCACACGACCTTCAACCAGACGGTCGCCTCGACCGGCCGGCTGTCTTCTACCGAGCCGAACCTGCAGAACATTCCGGTGCGCACGGAGGCCGGCCGGGTTATCCGCTCGGCGTTTACCGTCGGCGAGGGGTACGAGTGCCTGCTCACCGCCGACTACTCGCAGATTGAGATGCGTGTGATGGCGCACCTGTCGCAGGACGAGGGGCTCATCGAGGCCTACCGGGCAGGCGAGGACCTGCACAACTTCGTCGGCTCCCGCGTCTTCGATGTGCCCATCGACAAGGTCACCCCGGAGCTGCGCCGCCGCGTGAAGGCCATGAGCTACGGCCTGGTGTACGGCCTGTCCGCCTTCGGGCTGTCGCAGCAGCTGGATATCCCCGCCTCCGAGGCGAAGAAGATCATGCAGAGCTATTTCGTGCGCTTCGGCGGTGTGAAGCGCTACCTGGATGAGGTGGTGGAGCAGGCGCGCAGGGACGGCTACACGGAGACGGTCTTCGGCAGGCGGCGCTACCTGCCGGAGCTCAACTCCGACAACCGCGTCGCGCGGGAAAACGCGGAGCGCGCCGCGCTGAATGCGCCGATCCAGGGAACAGCCGCCGACATTATTAAGGTGGCGATGATCCGAGTGGATGCCGCGCTCGAGGGGTTGCGCTCGCGCGTTCTGCTCCAGGTGCACGACGAGCTCGTCGTCGAGGTTGCCCCGGGCGAGTTCGACCAAGTGAAGGAGCTTGTGGAGCGGGAGATGGACGGCGCGATCCGGTTGCTGGTTCCCCTCGAGGTATCCACCGGCGTCGGGGCCAATTGGGACGAGGCGGGACACTAGCGGCGTCGCCGAAATTGGGCCCGGATCCGCCCCCACGGCTCCGGGCACCGGCGGGTGTGTGGCAGCGGTGCGCCCCGATATACAGCGCTGATGCTAGTAGCTAACTGGGCGTTTGGTGTTACGTACGGGCAAGAACAGTGGGAGAACTTCTGGTGAACTGCGGTAGCTGCCGCGAAGGTGAGCGTGAATATTTGCCCTAGCAGGGCAAAGGGGATAAAGTGCTGGGTGCGTGTCTGTGCCGAGGGGCGTTCTGGGTCGTATAGGAGGGCCGGGGACGCGGCTGAGGTGGGATCGCGGCGAACGCGCCCGCGAGAGACGCGCTCATGTACACTTTCGATCTCCTATCCGTTTCGGAGCACTCTAACCTATGCCCACTTCCAACGCACCGCAGGTTGCCGTCAACGACATCGGCAGCGCTGAGGACTTTCTCGCCGCAGTAGACGCGACCATCAAGTACTTCAATGATGGCGACATCGTCACCGGCACCGTCGTCAAGGTCGACCATGACGAGGTTCTCCTCGACATCGGGTACAAGACCGAGGGCGTCATCCCCACCCGCGAGCTTTCCATCAAGCACGACGTCGACCCGGATGAGGTCGTCGAGGTCGGCGATGAGATTGACGCGCTTGTCTTGACCAAGGAAGACAAGGAAGGCCGCCTTATCCTGTCCAAGAAGCGCGCGCAGTACGAGCGCGCCTGGGGCACGATCGAGGAGCTGCAGTCTAACGACCAGCCGGTTACCGGCACGGTCATTGAGGTCGTCAAGGGCGGCCTCATTCTCGACATCGGGCTGCGCGGCTTCCTGCCGGCCTCGCTCGTGGAGATGCGCCGCGTGCGCGACCTCGAGCCCTACATCGGCCAGGAGCTCGAGGCCAAGATCATCGAGCTGGACAAGCACCGCAACAACGTCGTGCTGTCGCGCCGCGCCTACCTGGAGGAAACCCAGTCCGCGGTCCGCTCCGACTTCCTGCACCAGCTGCAGAAGGGCCAGGTCCGCAAGGGCGTTGTGTCCTCCATCGTCAACTTCGGCGCCTTCGTCGACCTCGGCGGTGTCGACGGCCTGGTTCACGTCTCCGAGCTGTCCTGGAAGCACATCGACCACCCGTCCGAGGTTGTCACCGTGGGCGACGAGGTCACCGTCGAGGTCCTCGACGTCGATCTCGACCGTGAGCGCGTTTCCCTGTCGCTGAAGGCGACGCAGGAAGACCCGTGGCGCGTCTTCGCCCGCACCCACGCCGTGGGCCAGATCGTCCCGGGCAAGGTCACCAAGCTCGTCCCGTTCGGCGCGTTCGTGCGTGTCGAGGAGGGCATCGAGGGGCTGGTCCACATCTCCGAGCTGGCCCAGCGCCACGTGGACGTCCCGGACCAGGTTGTCAACGTCGGCGAGGAGGTCATGGTCAAGGTCATCGACATCGACCTCGA
This is a stretch of genomic DNA from Corynebacterium auris. It encodes these proteins:
- the polA gene encoding DNA polymerase I, yielding MAFRAFYALPAENFSTSGGQHTNAVYGFLSMFANILAEEEPTHAAVAFDVGRTTFRTEKFPDYKAQREAAPPEFKGQVPLIDDVLNDLGVVTLSKENFEADDIVATLVAEARAEGGYEIVIVTGDRDYLQLVDATTTVLYPTRGVSVLTRFTPEEVEKKYGLTPEQYPDFAALRGDPSDNLPSVPKVGEKTATKWILQYGSLDGLIEHAEEIKGVAGNNFRERIDQVKLNRELTRMVTDVELPVTPADLELKPADVSRVAQAFDDLEFGANLRERVLAAVPTEGEAPQPAVELSAVEVSDEPLDEWLAARKGEGLALYLAGDGAPYGGDVQALALVDKQRRGVEKEAAELSPEEEKAFAEWAESDAPKYVHEAKRAYHMLSARGIGLRGIAHDTAIAAYLLRPGQRTYDLGDVYQRHLQRQLSESSPAARAGAVLELAGELTERLRDIQAYELYSDLEIPLVSILAEMEHAGIAVDVAVLEGELEQFTQKVADVEEHARGLVDEPELNLSSPKQLSVVLFDKLELPKTKKTKTGYSTAAKEIEALAAKNPHPFLDDLLAHREYQKMKSTIEGLIKTVRDDGRIHTTFNQTVASTGRLSSTEPNLQNIPVRTEAGRVIRSAFTVGEGYECLLTADYSQIEMRVMAHLSQDEGLIEAYRAGEDLHNFVGSRVFDVPIDKVTPELRRRVKAMSYGLVYGLSAFGLSQQLDIPASEAKKIMQSYFVRFGGVKRYLDEVVEQARRDGYTETVFGRRRYLPELNSDNRVARENAERAALNAPIQGTAADIIKVAMIRVDAALEGLRSRVLLQVHDELVVEVAPGEFDQVKELVEREMDGAIRLLVPLEVSTGVGANWDEAGH
- the rpsA gene encoding 30S ribosomal protein S1; protein product: MPTSNAPQVAVNDIGSAEDFLAAVDATIKYFNDGDIVTGTVVKVDHDEVLLDIGYKTEGVIPTRELSIKHDVDPDEVVEVGDEIDALVLTKEDKEGRLILSKKRAQYERAWGTIEELQSNDQPVTGTVIEVVKGGLILDIGLRGFLPASLVEMRRVRDLEPYIGQELEAKIIELDKHRNNVVLSRRAYLEETQSAVRSDFLHQLQKGQVRKGVVSSIVNFGAFVDLGGVDGLVHVSELSWKHIDHPSEVVTVGDEVTVEVLDVDLDRERVSLSLKATQEDPWRVFARTHAVGQIVPGKVTKLVPFGAFVRVEEGIEGLVHISELAQRHVDVPDQVVNVGEEVMVKVIDIDLDRRRISLSLKQADEDYSEEFDPSRYGMADSYDEQGNYIFPEGFDPETNEWMEGYDEARQEWEARYAEAERRFQAHTAQIERHRAAAAEAAEQGTDYSSESAAAAPAADQAEESIGSLASDEQLAALREKLAGN
- the ccmA gene encoding heme ABC exporter ATP-binding protein CcmA, with amino-acid sequence MTIHVKEVSCAFGSRTIMDGFTTTIEAGRLTALTGSSGKGKTTLLNMLGGLTTPDSGSIEFEAQDIAAMSSRARRKFRRANIGYLFQDYGLVSDLSVLENVKIAVPRVSRAALAETLAEVGLGGAEKRTVSELSGGEQQRIALTRLILTEPKIVLADEPTGSLDQANSELVLKHLRRFVQRGAVVVVATHSPFIADNADEVVKL